One window from the genome of Leptospira ryugenii encodes:
- a CDS encoding ABC-F family ATP-binding cassette domain-containing protein: MIKISGLHKSYGSQVLFEDLSFSINRGERVGIVGRNGHGKSTLFQIMLGHTDYDSGTLTVPKGYKIGHLEQHLKFTKDTVLEECALGLPEGEEYETWQVEKVLFGLGFTEKDMERSPNEFSGGYQIRMNLAKLLVSRPDMLMLDEPNNYLDIVTIRWLEEFLKSWEGEVVLITHDRSFMDSVVTHVVAVHRKKAIKVEGDTEKLYSQINQEEEIYEKTRLNEAKKRKQEEQFIARFKAKASFASRAQSRVKKLEKQGEMKALENIEDLELYFNAKEFNAQQMMSAEHLNFSYNGQTPYLIEDFSISVGKRDRICIIGKNGKGKSTLLKMLAGELQPVNGTIARHPSLKEGYFGQTNKMSLKDGASIVEEIMSADPNCSEGKARNIAGGLMFSGDSALKKIKFLSGGEKSRVMLGKILVTPCHLLFLDEPTNHLDMQSCDSLIEAIDLFDGSVIMVTHNEMHLRAVATKLIVFDHDTIQVYDGTYDDFLSDVGWSDEM, encoded by the coding sequence ATGATTAAAATTTCTGGCCTCCACAAATCCTACGGCAGTCAAGTTCTCTTTGAAGATCTCAGTTTTAGCATCAATCGCGGTGAAAGAGTGGGGATCGTAGGACGGAATGGACATGGAAAATCCACACTTTTCCAAATCATGTTAGGCCATACAGATTATGATAGTGGAACCTTAACTGTGCCCAAAGGATATAAAATTGGTCACTTAGAACAACATTTAAAATTCACAAAAGATACGGTATTGGAAGAATGTGCGCTTGGTTTACCTGAAGGTGAAGAGTATGAAACCTGGCAGGTAGAAAAGGTACTCTTTGGGCTTGGGTTTACAGAAAAGGATATGGAAAGATCGCCGAATGAATTTTCTGGTGGGTACCAAATTCGAATGAATCTTGCGAAACTTTTGGTTTCTAGACCCGACATGCTCATGTTAGATGAGCCAAATAACTATCTAGACATTGTCACGATTCGTTGGTTGGAAGAGTTTTTAAAATCTTGGGAAGGCGAAGTAGTACTCATCACTCACGACAGAAGTTTTATGGATAGTGTGGTGACCCATGTAGTGGCCGTACATAGAAAAAAGGCCATCAAGGTAGAAGGAGATACTGAAAAATTATACTCACAAATCAACCAGGAAGAAGAGATTTATGAAAAGACACGTTTGAATGAGGCAAAAAAAAGAAAACAAGAAGAGCAGTTCATTGCCAGGTTCAAAGCAAAGGCAAGTTTTGCAAGCCGTGCCCAATCAAGAGTGAAGAAATTAGAAAAACAAGGAGAGATGAAAGCATTAGAAAACATTGAGGATTTAGAACTTTATTTCAATGCCAAAGAATTCAATGCCCAGCAGATGATGTCAGCAGAACATCTAAACTTTTCATATAATGGCCAAACTCCTTATTTGATAGAAGATTTTTCGATCAGTGTCGGAAAGAGAGATCGTATTTGTATCATAGGAAAGAATGGAAAGGGAAAGTCTACTCTACTCAAGATGTTGGCAGGAGAGTTACAACCTGTAAACGGAACGATCGCAAGGCATCCTTCCCTTAAAGAAGGCTACTTCGGTCAGACAAATAAAATGTCTCTCAAGGATGGTGCAAGCATTGTCGAAGAAATAATGAGTGCTGACCCAAACTGTTCCGAGGGGAAGGCAAGAAATATTGCGGGCGGATTGATGTTTTCTGGAGATTCCGCACTTAAAAAAATCAAATTTCTGTCTGGTGGCGAAAAAAGTAGAGTGATGTTAGGAAAAATTTTGGTGACTCCTTGCCATCTTTTGTTTTTGGACGAACCAACTAACCACTTAGATATGCAATCATGCGATTCATTGATCGAGGCTATCGATCTATTTGATGGATCAGTCATTATGGTCACCCACAACGAAATGCACTTACGCGCAGTGGCCAC
- a CDS encoding STAS domain-containing protein, protein MIREMETTTIYKVETNCLDILSVTQFERELNGILHQNEKHVFLDFSEVEEVSSAVLGIIIHKKMKLKKEGREIYLLHTTKSVERILKILKLSSLLMFHQNEANLSLQLSPI, encoded by the coding sequence ATGATTCGTGAGATGGAAACAACTACCATTTATAAAGTAGAAACAAATTGTTTGGATATTCTATCTGTCACCCAATTTGAAAGAGAATTAAATGGCATTCTCCACCAAAATGAAAAACATGTATTTCTTGACTTTTCTGAAGTAGAAGAAGTATCCTCAGCAGTGCTTGGGATCATCATCCATAAAAAGATGAAACTCAAAAAAGAAGGTAGAGAAATTTACCTGCTTCACACCACTAAGAGTGTGGAAAGAATTTTAAAAATTTTAAAACTCAGCTCACTTCTAATGTTCCACCAAAACGAAGCCAATCTAAGCTTGCAACTATCCCCTATTTAA
- a CDS encoding adenylate/guanylate cyclase domain-containing protein translates to MALIQYTNDHTILQSSETESILDCSLRNSLPHKHACGGKARCSTCRVLVLEGLENCPPRNELEEALAKAKGFLPNVRLACQTIPTGEVHLRRLVIDDEDVELAKEQGANGFGKEKEVAILFSDIRGFTSFAESNLPYDVIHILNRYFKQIGEVILKNKGYIDKYIGDGIMAIFGLEDGEEANEICFQAVQSALLMLEELDKLNEYLELNFDVQFNIGIGIHFGEVIIGEIGHPLSKQVTAIGDNVNLASRIEQLTKATSVKVLLSKEVKERVQDRIKIGKSFQAKIKGKTGLYHIFEALSLK, encoded by the coding sequence ATGGCCCTCATACAATATACAAACGATCATACCATTTTACAATCTTCCGAAACTGAATCTATCCTTGATTGTTCCTTGCGAAATTCGCTACCTCACAAGCATGCTTGTGGGGGAAAAGCGAGGTGTTCCACATGTCGAGTTTTGGTTTTGGAGGGTCTTGAAAATTGCCCACCTAGAAATGAATTGGAAGAGGCTTTAGCCAAGGCAAAAGGTTTTTTACCGAATGTGAGACTTGCCTGCCAGACAATCCCAACAGGGGAAGTGCATTTGCGTAGGTTAGTTATAGATGATGAGGATGTTGAACTAGCTAAGGAACAGGGAGCAAATGGTTTCGGAAAGGAAAAGGAAGTGGCTATCCTTTTTAGCGATATACGAGGTTTTACTTCCTTTGCGGAATCAAATTTGCCTTACGATGTGATCCATATCCTCAACCGCTATTTTAAACAAATTGGGGAGGTCATCTTAAAAAACAAAGGTTACATAGATAAATACATTGGCGATGGGATTATGGCAATCTTTGGATTAGAAGACGGAGAAGAAGCAAATGAAATCTGTTTTCAAGCTGTGCAATCTGCACTTTTGATGTTAGAAGAATTGGATAAGTTAAATGAATATCTTGAATTGAATTTTGATGTTCAGTTCAATATTGGTATCGGGATTCATTTTGGAGAGGTAATCATTGGTGAGATTGGTCACCCACTTAGCAAACAAGTAACAGCTATTGGTGATAATGTAAATTTGGCTAGTCGCATTGAGCAGTTAACAAAGGCGACCTCAGTGAAAGTTCTTCTGAGTAAAGAAGTGAAAGAGAGAGTTCAGGATCGAATCAAAATCGGTAAAAGTTTCCAAGCAAAAATTAAGGGCAAAACCGGACTCTATCATATTTTTGAAGCTTTATCTCTTAAATAG
- a CDS encoding efflux RND transporter permease subunit: protein MNLANFVLNRKNLILTISISLFFLGILEFFVVPREEDPRLKERVGVLRLIYPGASIESMRKLVAKPTEEALVEIPEISVLELRIRPEVCLVEIRLNEDLGSEQEINEAWKRVEDVLKTKESVFPRGMFPWDLNRRVLDQEAILISLTGSEDPILLKDTLETLRTELLQLPQVAKINRLADPEEEVEIFIPKSRLDAKGIGLRFLNDWMRAANHEIPPGTFALSGKKTIIETDSWFRNIESIEDLIIPLASGEIVKVSDIATVRRIPKKPQTEWMRLNGTLSVGISIVAKKNIDLIKFGEKVNAVVSQWQKRHPDLKLTVINSQPKYVKDRLQELGVNLLSGILIVALVLVGMMGLRLGLLSAFIVPMIAIISLGIYGLFGGVLHQISIAAFVMALGLLIDNVIVVLESIQEKIDGGIALADALTQTISDLAFPLLSATGTTLASFIPLLGSKGNSSDFTRAIPIINMLTLFVSFVFAILVTPILAEKFLKPKRTEKADPFLKLSESVGKQVIKHYRFFLLVAGISFLVAMSGFPLIPKKFFPDADRDQLLVDIRLPEGTDVTRTNEIAKKVESWIQGDKRVKNETVFVGRTLPLFYYNLNQSPNSPHIAQILINMKNKKEKESFKAELQKKIDTEISEGYVILLELKQGPPIKAPIELRFYANEFEDLVSTNQLVLQELTKISGLKEIRSDLSIGTPKVNWQADDASLSRFRSNRSDLSLSILSQTRGVPVGKYQAGDRAIPLVIRTMEPGDLSIESISQSTLFSTRTEPIKLSSLSQTSLEWEPSYLFRRNLKTGFTILAELGPGLSVDAIVPKISGRIESLSLPNSIKWEFGGDQAESSEANQSLLAVAPLGMMLLISFLLFEFGSWKKVGIILITVPLSLIGVVPGLLITGQSFGFLSLLGIFALVGIVVNNGILLLDYVGSSQREGKSLESSVQFAIQKRIRPILLTSMTTVAGLLPLAFSEATLWPPFAWTMISGLLVSTLLTLVVVPSAILLILGKKNESTKIKKKFLGFIALFLAFPLSISAETVLDWKDVLRIAEESPRVKLAWEEWRRKHFETEKLNRAVYYPKLGLSVEHVDRNKTLFPNASLPIVNGLNQSYWTGGVEIQQTLFDPANWFAVSKALEYSEDASKLLSFRAKETSQSESLLAYISIQRIQKKIANLKDLQKTLNQRMVELKRLYLLGQVTEGELFRIEQAINQTKIAIEDLTEKQKIATLYLKRLLGLEEQISLGGLPDINDLKFQVNENDLEPRLELRALHKKMFALEEQKKSIEYEAYPKLVAKGGYFYLGTQQFNTNDWAQISLGVSVNPFDGGVRKTRSDELDSQMISVREEIKDLIRALVLEKEDSKSQIKVKETELEIRSSNVNKSRYASRKEYERMKSGRVNINTWIDAEVMYTEEKDKFDMCQFDLLENWVRYRNVLGIAYTVNP, encoded by the coding sequence CATTGAATCTATGCGAAAGTTGGTTGCTAAGCCCACCGAAGAGGCATTAGTTGAAATACCAGAGATTTCAGTTTTAGAATTGAGGATTCGTCCCGAAGTATGTCTAGTGGAAATTCGTTTGAACGAAGATCTCGGTTCTGAACAGGAAATCAATGAAGCATGGAAGAGGGTTGAGGATGTTTTAAAAACCAAGGAGTCCGTTTTCCCGAGAGGAATGTTTCCTTGGGATTTGAATCGAAGGGTTCTAGACCAAGAAGCGATTTTGATTTCTTTAACAGGTTCTGAAGATCCGATTCTACTCAAAGATACATTGGAAACTCTTCGAACTGAGCTTTTGCAATTGCCACAAGTAGCAAAAATCAATCGATTAGCAGATCCCGAAGAGGAGGTCGAGATTTTTATCCCCAAATCTAGGTTAGATGCAAAAGGCATAGGATTACGTTTTTTAAATGATTGGATGCGAGCCGCAAATCATGAGATTCCGCCCGGAACATTTGCTTTAAGTGGAAAAAAGACAATTATAGAAACTGATTCTTGGTTTCGGAACATAGAATCGATAGAAGACTTAATCATTCCACTTGCGAGTGGAGAGATAGTAAAGGTTTCCGATATTGCAACGGTAAGGCGGATCCCAAAAAAACCACAAACTGAATGGATGCGGTTGAATGGCACACTTTCGGTAGGAATAAGCATTGTTGCCAAAAAGAATATTGATCTGATCAAATTCGGAGAAAAGGTCAATGCTGTGGTTAGCCAGTGGCAAAAGAGACACCCAGATCTAAAATTAACAGTTATCAATTCTCAACCAAAATATGTAAAAGACAGGTTGCAAGAGTTGGGTGTAAATCTTTTATCAGGAATTCTAATCGTAGCCTTGGTACTTGTCGGTATGATGGGATTGCGTTTGGGACTTTTATCCGCATTCATCGTTCCAATGATTGCCATAATTAGTTTGGGGATATATGGATTGTTTGGTGGCGTTTTACACCAGATATCAATTGCCGCCTTTGTTATGGCCTTGGGTTTACTCATTGATAACGTCATCGTGGTTCTGGAAAGTATCCAAGAAAAAATTGATGGTGGCATCGCATTGGCAGATGCTCTTACACAAACAATTTCAGATCTAGCATTCCCTTTGCTCAGTGCGACGGGCACAACATTGGCTTCTTTCATTCCACTTTTGGGCTCTAAGGGAAATTCTTCAGACTTTACTAGAGCGATTCCAATCATCAATATGCTGACTTTGTTTGTAAGCTTTGTCTTTGCCATTTTGGTAACGCCTATCCTTGCAGAAAAATTTCTTAAGCCAAAACGAACAGAAAAGGCGGATCCCTTTCTCAAATTATCTGAATCGGTAGGAAAACAGGTTATCAAACACTATCGTTTTTTCTTATTGGTTGCTGGAATCAGTTTCCTTGTGGCAATGTCTGGCTTTCCTTTGATACCAAAGAAATTCTTTCCTGACGCAGATAGAGACCAGCTTCTTGTGGATATCCGTCTCCCAGAAGGAACCGATGTAACGAGAACCAATGAGATTGCTAAAAAAGTTGAATCTTGGATCCAAGGAGATAAGCGAGTAAAAAATGAAACTGTATTTGTTGGCAGAACCTTGCCACTCTTTTATTACAACCTAAACCAATCACCAAACAGCCCACACATTGCTCAAATTTTGATCAATATGAAAAACAAAAAGGAGAAAGAATCCTTTAAAGCAGAACTGCAGAAGAAAATCGATACTGAAATAAGCGAAGGATATGTGATCCTACTTGAGTTAAAACAAGGACCACCTATCAAAGCTCCCATCGAACTCAGGTTTTATGCAAATGAGTTTGAGGACTTGGTGTCGACAAATCAGTTGGTATTACAAGAACTTACAAAGATTTCTGGTTTGAAAGAGATCCGTAGTGATTTGAGTATTGGAACACCAAAAGTGAATTGGCAAGCAGACGATGCCTCGCTCAGTCGATTTCGTTCCAATCGGTCGGACCTTAGTTTGAGTATCCTTTCTCAGACAAGGGGAGTTCCCGTTGGAAAGTACCAAGCGGGAGACAGAGCCATCCCACTTGTGATCCGCACCATGGAGCCAGGAGATTTGAGCATCGAATCTATCTCGCAAAGCACATTATTTTCCACAAGGACAGAGCCTATCAAACTTTCGAGTTTGAGCCAAACAAGTTTGGAATGGGAACCATCCTATCTCTTCAGAAGGAATTTAAAAACCGGATTTACCATTTTAGCAGAATTAGGTCCTGGGCTTTCCGTAGATGCAATCGTTCCCAAAATTTCTGGAAGAATTGAATCTTTATCGCTTCCCAATTCCATAAAATGGGAGTTTGGTGGTGATCAGGCAGAATCCTCAGAGGCAAACCAATCACTTCTGGCCGTGGCACCCCTTGGGATGATGTTACTCATTTCCTTTCTCTTGTTTGAATTTGGATCTTGGAAAAAAGTAGGGATCATTCTCATTACGGTGCCTCTCTCTTTGATCGGAGTTGTCCCTGGTCTTTTGATAACAGGCCAATCGTTTGGCTTTTTGTCTCTTTTGGGAATCTTTGCACTCGTCGGTATCGTCGTGAACAATGGAATCTTACTTCTGGATTATGTTGGCAGTAGCCAAAGGGAGGGGAAGAGTTTGGAATCTTCCGTTCAATTTGCAATCCAGAAACGAATCCGTCCTATCTTACTTACTTCCATGACGACGGTCGCAGGCCTACTACCTTTGGCATTTTCGGAGGCAACGTTATGGCCACCATTTGCATGGACTATGATTTCTGGATTGTTAGTGTCCACATTGCTAACATTAGTTGTCGTTCCCTCGGCTATCTTATTGATATTAGGGAAGAAAAACGAAAGTACGAAAATAAAAAAGAAATTCCTAGGTTTCATTGCACTCTTTTTAGCATTTCCTCTTTCAATCTCTGCCGAAACAGTACTCGATTGGAAGGATGTTCTACGAATAGCAGAAGAAAGTCCTCGAGTTAAACTGGCCTGGGAAGAGTGGAGGAGAAAACACTTTGAAACCGAGAAATTGAATCGCGCAGTGTATTATCCTAAATTAGGTTTATCTGTAGAACATGTGGATAGAAATAAAACTCTTTTTCCCAATGCATCTCTTCCTATTGTAAATGGATTGAACCAAAGTTATTGGACAGGTGGAGTGGAAATCCAACAAACACTCTTTGATCCAGCCAATTGGTTTGCTGTCTCAAAGGCTTTGGAATATTCCGAAGATGCTAGTAAACTTCTCTCCTTTCGAGCAAAGGAAACTTCCCAATCAGAATCTCTGCTTGCCTATATCAGCATCCAAAGGATTCAGAAAAAAATAGCTAATTTGAAGGATCTACAAAAAACTTTGAACCAACGAATGGTAGAATTGAAAAGACTCTATCTACTTGGCCAAGTAACCGAGGGCGAGTTATTTCGGATTGAGCAAGCGATCAACCAAACCAAAATTGCGATCGAAGATTTGACTGAAAAACAAAAAATCGCAACTCTCTACTTAAAAAGACTCCTTGGTTTAGAAGAGCAAATCAGCTTAGGAGGACTTCCTGACATCAATGACCTAAAATTCCAAGTCAATGAAAACGATTTGGAGCCACGCCTTGAACTTAGGGCCTTACATAAAAAGATGTTTGCATTGGAAGAGCAAAAGAAATCGATAGAGTATGAAGCCTATCCAAAGTTAGTTGCAAAGGGTGGATACTTTTACTTAGGTACCCAACAATTCAATACAAATGATTGGGCACAAATCTCTCTTGGAGTTTCTGTAAATCCTTTTGATGGAGGAGTGCGAAAGACTCGTTCCGATGAGTTGGATTCTCAGATGATCTCTGTCCGAGAAGAAATTAAGGATTTGATCAGAGCTCTCGTATTAGAAAAAGAGGATTCCAAGTCACAGATAAAAGTAAAAGAGACTGAACTTGAAATCCGCTCCTCTAATGTAAACAAATCTCGGTATGCTTCTAGAAAAGAATACGAAAGAATGAAATCTGGTCGTGTGAATATCAACACTTGGATAGATGCAGAGGTTATGTATACTGAAGAAAAAGATAAATTTGATATGTGCCAATTTGATTTGTTGGAAAATTGGGTTCGTTATCGTAACGTATTAGGGATTGCTTATACGGTAAATCCATAA